In one Oryza glaberrima chromosome 2, OglaRS2, whole genome shotgun sequence genomic region, the following are encoded:
- the LOC127763667 gene encoding disease resistance protein RGA5-like, whose translation MVQKIVIKVHMSSDKCRRKAMALAASTGGVVSVELAGDDRSKVVVVGDVDSIGLTNALRRKVDGSAELVEVSDASKKKEEEAKKKEEEKKKKELAYYHHGYGYYHPGGVYHHHPGYGPHGCPCGCNPSPDSTCSIM comes from the exons atggtg CAAAAGATCGTGATCAAGGTGCACATGTCGAGCGACAAGTGCCGGAGGAAGGCGATGGCGctggcggcgtcgacgggcgGCGTGGTGTcggtggagctcgccggcgacgacaggagcaaggtggtggtggtgggcgacgTGGACTCCATCGGGCTGACGAACGCGCTGCGGCGGAAGGTGGACGGGTCGGCGGAGCTGGTGGAGGTGAGCGACGCCAgcaagaagaaggaggaggaggcgaagaagaaggaggaggagaagaagaagaaggagctGGCGTACTACCACCATGGCTACGGCTACTACCACCCCGGCGGCGTGTATCACCACCACCCGGGCTACGGGCCTCACGGCTGCCCCTGCGGCTGCAACCCGAGCCCGGACAGCACCTGCTCCATCATGTAG